A single Geobacillus genomosp. 3 DNA region contains:
- a CDS encoding thermonuclease family protein — protein sequence MKGCLTVILLLLLIALFINYTFFTIGMALAIWGIYEWKINKNLGAKSKKPAIILSIGLILALGSCVGNDDVTTEKEVAVKQEAGKVPNDESKKEKDKKQEEKKDDDKQVKETVNEEQSKSTAATGENQNTEQKESNTEAQKQAQLSSLIKKFGLQAAVVARVVDGDTFELSDGRKVRLIGVNTPESTTRTEEYGKEASNYTKSKLEGKRVYLQKDVSETDRYGRLLRIVWLSVPTDDMNENEIRSKMFNADLVINGYAEPSTYPPDVKYADYFRKFAREAREANRGLWAYGEYGTTKGDFDPKETEKKSSNSSTNRSSGSSSSSNAKSSSGSSVTSSSSGSTEYFKNCTELRKVYPNGVPADHPAYQPRLDRDKDNYACER from the coding sequence ATGAAAGGCTGTTTAACAGTTATTTTACTGCTCCTTTTGATTGCATTGTTTATTAACTACACATTTTTTACAATTGGCATGGCTCTGGCAATTTGGGGCATTTACGAGTGGAAAATCAATAAAAATTTGGGCGCTAAATCGAAAAAACCGGCCATCATCTTGAGTATCGGCTTGATCTTGGCATTAGGTTCTTGCGTTGGAAACGATGATGTCACAACGGAGAAAGAGGTTGCCGTCAAGCAAGAAGCAGGCAAAGTGCCTAACGATGAGTCTAAGAAGGAAAAAGACAAGAAACAGGAAGAGAAAAAGGATGATGACAAGCAAGTAAAAGAAACTGTAAACGAGGAGCAATCTAAGAGTACAGCGGCAACTGGAGAAAACCAAAACACCGAGCAGAAAGAGAGTAATACAGAAGCTCAAAAACAAGCTCAGCTATCAAGCCTGATTAAAAAATTTGGATTGCAGGCGGCTGTTGTTGCCAGAGTGGTCGATGGCGACACCTTTGAGTTGTCGGATGGAAGGAAAGTGCGTTTGATTGGCGTAAATACTCCTGAATCGACAACTAGAACAGAAGAGTATGGGAAAGAGGCAAGCAATTATACAAAATCAAAACTGGAAGGAAAACGAGTTTATTTACAAAAAGATGTTTCAGAGACGGATCGATACGGACGGTTGCTTAGAATCGTTTGGTTGTCGGTTCCGACCGATGATATGAACGAAAATGAAATACGTTCGAAAATGTTTAATGCCGACTTGGTAATTAATGGATATGCTGAACCGTCGACTTATCCGCCTGATGTGAAATACGCCGATTACTTTAGAAAGTTTGCACGGGAGGCTCGTGAGGCAAATCGAGGGCTCTGGGCATACGGTGAATACGGTACAACGAAAGGAGATTTCGATCCGAAAGAAACGGAAAAGAAATCGTCCAATTCGTCAACAAACCGTTCATCCGGATCGAGCAGTTCATCTAACGCAAAAAGCAGTTCAGGCAGTTCTGTAACTTCCTCCTCATCAGGAAGTACGGAGTACTTTAAAAACTGTACAGAACTACGAAAGGTTTATCCGAATGGTGTTCCTGCTGATCATCCGGCATACCAACCAAGACTGGACAGGGACAAAGATAACTATGCATGTGAGAGATAA